In Zalophus californianus isolate mZalCal1 chromosome 4, mZalCal1.pri.v2, whole genome shotgun sequence, the following proteins share a genomic window:
- the PKIA gene encoding cAMP-dependent protein kinase inhibitor alpha isoform X2: protein MTDVETTYADFIASGRTGRRNAIHDILVSSASGNSNELALKLAGLDINKTEGEEDAQRTSTEQSGEAQGEAAKSES from the exons ATGACTGATGTGGAAACTACATATGCAGATTTCATTGCTTCAGGAAGAACAGGTAGAAGAAATGCAATACATGATATCCTGGTTTCCTCTGCAAGTGGCAACAGCAATGAATTAGCCTTGAAATTAGCAGGTCTTGATATCAACAAGACAG AAGGTGAAGAAGATGCACAACGGACTTCTACAGAACAAAGTGGGGAAGCCCAGGGGGAAGCAGCAAAATCTGAAAGCTAA
- the PKIA gene encoding cAMP-dependent protein kinase inhibitor alpha isoform X1 — translation MTQCHYKNHFSSFIRPTSFKIHIYVECFNLFNIGDSLLCGYLLAMTDVETTYADFIASGRTGRRNAIHDILVSSASGNSNELALKLAGLDINKTEGEEDAQRTSTEQSGEAQGEAAKSES, via the exons ATGACTCAATGTcactataaaaatcattttagcaGCTTCATACGCCcaacttcttttaagatacaCATCTATGTGGAATGCTTCAACTTATTTAATATAGGAGAC tCCCTGCTATGTGGATATTTGTTAGCAATGACTGATGTGGAAACTACATATGCAGATTTCATTGCTTCAGGAAGAACAGGTAGAAGAAATGCAATACATGATATCCTGGTTTCCTCTGCAAGTGGCAACAGCAATGAATTAGCCTTGAAATTAGCAGGTCTTGATATCAACAAGACAG AAGGTGAAGAAGATGCACAACGGACTTCTACAGAACAAAGTGGGGAAGCCCAGGGGGAAGCAGCAAAATCTGAAAGCTAA